The following nucleotide sequence is from Gadus macrocephalus chromosome 18, ASM3116895v1.
GCACATGTTGGCGTCGATACCCTCAATGTCGATGATCCGGACGGGCCCTGCGAGGTCATCAGGCAGCCCCCGGCTCCTGGCCTGGTTCACGCACACAACGCAGGTTAAAACCCACTCTGGGCTGTTGGTTGCCAAATTGCCTACCCAATTTTTATTAGTGTGTAGCTATAGGAAAGTAAACTGTAGGTCACTTTGGAAATAAGGCCCTGTTTAATGACCCAATACTTATCTGAACTAGAGCCTTTTAAGAAACTTCTCTGTGCTCACCTTTTCCAGGGCGGGGTCGTCCAAGGCGAGCAGCTGCAGGGTGACGGGGACGTGGGCCCGGATCTTCTCGTTCACGGCCTCCTCCAGGGCCTGCAGCTGGGCCGGGGTCACGCTGGCCGTGTCCAGCTCTATGTTGCTCCGCTGGCGCCCCAGCTCCCTGGAGGCAAGGGCACCATATCAGGGTGTTTTATGATCAGATGTGCAGTATACAATTATTTCTTCTAAACAGTGAACATTCTTACAGCAAGAGTCATTAACACAGTCAAAGTGTTAATTAGGAAAAAGCTAAAGCAGAAATGTATGAAGGCAGTCTGTTAAATAAAATActgccaaataaaaaaaatcacgaGCATAAAGGAAACACAGCCGTTATCAGTGCAGCCATATTTCTCTGAGTCAAACAGAAAGGGAGATTTAAACATTTTAGGTTACGAAGTAGACTTACCATGAAGTTGTCTTAAAGCCGAACATTGTTTCTGCCAGGGCGGAGATGAGATGTTGACCTAATAaggaaaataacaacaaaaaagttGAAACTCATACCTATATAGACTTGTTCATATAGAGACAATATTTTCAAAAGAGACATTTAGAAATATGCAAACAGCTACAATATGTTATAAGTGACATGAATCAGTTATTCCTCTATATTAAAAGGCTATTCTCTTGAAGAATATGATGGGTGTGGCTTTTGAGTGCATTCTCACCCGAGTGTTGCTGCATGTGGTCAAACCTCCTGTCCCAGTCCAACTTAAGCTGCACCTCCTGGCCCACCTCCAGCGAGGAGCTAACAAAGTGGACGGCATCAGCCCCATGCCTCGTCACCTTGATGACTGGCACGTCTCCTATTAACCCATGGTCGTCCGGCTGGAGGAACACATGCTCCATTAAGTGATACTTTCGAGAACACTGATGATTTGACGTAAGTCGTCCTAATAATGCGCCCCAATGTTGAATTGCAGCCATTCATTTAAAAGTGTTGGCAGTAAATTTTAAGCAGTAACTTGATATTCATGTAAAGCGTGTAGTTAATTTACAAAACAgaaactaaaaaaaataaacttacTTGACCACCCCCCTCCGGAAACAAGATGGTATCTTGAAGTTTGACGTTGAAGCCTTTAACAGTTTCTTTCTTTCCATTGACTTCTTGTTTATGTTCAGCAGGGCAGCAGGACACTACAGTGGTGACGAACTAAATAACAGATGCGGTGCATTGGTACACACATCATGGGACTGTAGGCAAGGTGTGGTTGAATAAAAACACCAATAAGATGGCACGTTATGGAACGATTCTTTTGATAAGCACTAAATGTTGAGGGTGAGAGGTTTATTTTTAAGGTTTTTGAAATTGGTTTTGAATAATGAATTCCTTCACGGAAACTTTGGCACTTATGAATAGTAGGTGTGCTGACGCAAGTCATTGTAAGTTATATTTAACTGGAACAAGTCGCGTGTTTTCGGAGATGTCAGATGTCTTGAGACAGTTAGCTTTTGCTGAAACAAAGGGTATACACAACAGTATAAGTAATCCTAAATATATGTTACAAACGGAATATCCAATACCTCCTTCATAAAGCAGTCTCGTTGACACTGGAAAGCCATGTTTGGTGTTAGGGTCCAGTGCTTAATACTGCTGCACAACAGCGCTGACCACACAGGAAGAACTTCAGCTGTCTACGGAAGCCAAAAGGGCCCAAGTCTAGCgcgacataaacaaaatgatttACGCGATTGTAaatgaaaaatatttatttaattaacacGCGATCAAACAATGTCATAATTTTGTACAGATAAGTAAACACAGACGTTTCAGATTTATAAAGAGACCCAAAAAAATGTGATGTGAAATCCGGACAATCATTTATTGCAGGCCTGCAAGTTGACAGCATCCGAGTACTTCAATCAGACTGtaggagaagaagagaaaataCATAATTTGTCATTTCAGGAT
It contains:
- the aarsd1 gene encoding alanyl-tRNA editing protein Aarsd1, whose amino-acid sequence is MAFQCQRDCFMKEFVTTVVSCCPAEHKQEVNGKKETVKGFNVKLQDTILFPEGGGQPDDHGLIGDVPVIKVTRHGADAVHFVSSSLEVGQEVQLKLDWDRRFDHMQQHSGQHLISALAETMFGFKTTSWELGRQRSNIELDTASVTPAQLQALEEAVNEKIRAHVPVTLQLLALDDPALEKARSRGLPDDLAGPVRIIDIEGIDANMCCGTHVSNLSQLQAIKLLSTEKGKKNKTNLIFLVGNRVLKYAEKCYSTERSLVSLLKTGPDEHVEAVAKTQKCVKLLQKSNLGLLRDLALLIAQNFKSSPQRGNFFTLHKKEGDNEFMNIIANEIGPETLVLLSVGEEKGPGLFLLAGPSDVVSEMGPRVLEMLEGKGAGKNGRFQGKANSLARLGEVEAVLQQRCQLLASGEE